ATAAAAATATAATTATGTAATATTTAATTAACTTTATTATTTAAAAACTAATTTATACCCACTGCATAAACAATTACTACTAAATTAAATTTTATATCAACAAATCTCTATTGTATATTATATATTAATAAACTACTCATCAAATCTGGTTTTTCTTTTTAATAAGTAGATTAGTTTAATATTTTAGGTACTGCTAACAATTTATAACTAATATTTCTTTCACTACTTATTTGTCTTATATCCTCTATGCTATTTATTTTTAAAATTAGTGTTGATCCTTTTTTATTTAAAATTCCTCCCCCAATGAGATATCTTTCCCCCAATACCTTATTGGTTAAATGAGTTTTTATTTTACTTAATACTTTGTCATCACCAGATTTATAATTAATTTTAACGAATAAATTATAACTATCTTTAACTTCATAAATATTCATCTTTTCAACCCCTAATTTCATAATAATTTTTATTACAATTCCATTGTACCGAACATACGTTCAAGAGTCAACTTTTTTTTATCTTTTTTTACATATTTAATTTTAATACTATAAAAATTTCATCTTTCTTTGTAATTATATATACTAAAAATATATTAAGTAATAATCATAAGAATTATTTTTTACTTTGATTTATCCATATTTATTAAATCTTCATTTATAAAATATTAACTTGTACACATTTAAATTCCACTACTTCTATTTTGCTACTATTAAAATTATATATATTACCTATGCAATTCTGTCATTAAAATTCAAAAACTTCTATTTTGATATTACTAATATCTTTTATATGGGTAAATACTCTATATATTATATTTATGTATAAATATTTATATGCATAAACCCATCAATAATTTATTTAATTCTTGATGGGTTTTATTACTTTATTGATATTTAATTAATGCTTAGAAATATTTATAATATTGTTTTAAATTCAAAAATTTTTATAATCTTAAATCTATATTCACTCTGATTGTTATATATTTAATGAAAGTATTAATAACAAGACAAGTTAAAATGATATGATTATATTAAGCTTTATTTTAGCAAATTTATTCTATATAATAAGTATTTATAAAAATAGCCTCTAATAAAACTACTAAATGCATAAAATGCTCAGTTAAATCTAATTAACTTGAGCATTTTCATTAATATTAAATAAAGCATTTAAAATTGCTTGCATATTTAGTAGGATCAAATTCAATGATTTCATAAGTAGCAATTTTTTCTTTGTAAAAAGGATCTTCATTTATTATAGTATTAACTTCATTTATATCCTTAGCATTACAAAGAATAATTCCACCTGTACGTGGATTTTTTCTTCCAGAACAAATAAATTTTTCGTTGTTATAGTATTTGTTTAGGAATGATATATGATTAGACAAATACTTTTCTACTTCCGTAATAGGTTTCATATATGTAAGATTTAGTATAAACATATTGATTTTCTCCTTTAAATAGTTTATTATAATAACGACTACAGTCAGTGACCATAGTCATTATTATATACTTATAATGAAAAATCGTCAAGAAAGGAATAAATATGTTAAGAAAAGAAAAAGCTATTCTAACTAAAAATAAAGTGTTCGAAACTGCTATTAAGCTAATTAAAGAAAAAGGCTATGACAATGTTACCGTAAGCCAGATATGCGAAAAAGCTGGAGTTGCAAAGGGCACTTTTTATGTTCATTACAAATCAAAAGAAGATATTGTAAAAGAAAGTTACTATTCTGATATGGGTGTATTTGTTCTAAAGCAATATCAAAATTTAATTTTAAAAGATGAAAATATGAGCATTAAAGATAAAATAAAAAAATTTCTTATATCAGAACTTATGTTTACTAGTTATGCTGGCTATGAAATGACATGCCGAGCTTATGTGACTAATTTAACAGAAAGTATATCGAAAGATAGCAAGCATTTTGAAAGACGAGAATTTACAAAAGACTTAAAGCTATTAATTTTAGAAGGTATTAATCAAAAAATATTTGAAACAAAACAAACAGAAGATGAAATATTTTTATACTTAGAAAGTTTTGTAAGAGGGCTTATGGCTTCATGGTGTTTTTCTAATGGAGAATTTGACATTGTAGAAAAAGGAGAAAGATATATTAATGAAATTTTAAAAAAGTTATAAACATATTTTATAATTAAATTTAAAGTTAAAAAACTTTAAATTCTTATACTATTTTTTCTAGGGTCTAAAAAAAAGGGATATATGATATAAAAGACATTTGATTAAGATTAGAGGTTCTTAGTTGTTTTTTCAAAATGTGTGTAGAGTTCAAATTATTTGTTTGAGGGGTTATTAAATTTGGAATCATATATTTCAAGAAAAAACAAATTAGAATCTCTTATCAAAGTTAACTGTCTTTCTAACTACATATCCCTTTTTAAAGCAAAGTTGATATAACACTTTTTAGTTTATCTATTACTTAAATCAATATTTCCATCTTTTATTTCTATAATTCTGTTACTAAATGAAGCAGCATGTTTATCATGAGTAACCATCACTATAGTTTTTTTATCATTTACATTTAAGGATTTTAAGATTTCTAACACATTGTTACCAGAATTAGAATCTAAACTTCCTGTAGGTTCATCTGCAAATATTATTTTAGGGTCTGTAATTAACGCCCTAGCTATAGATACTCTTTGCTGCTGACCTCCAGATAATTGATATGGATAATACTTCCTTTTTTCATATAAACCAACTTTATTAAGTAAAAATTCTAATTTTTCCTTATACTTTTTTTTAGGCACTCCTTCATATTCAAATATTATTGATATATTATCCTCAATATTTAATCCTTCTATTAAATTATAAAACTGAAAAATAAACCCAAAATTTTCTCTTCTTAATTTACTAACCTTACTATCTTTCATACTAAAAATATCATTATTATCAAATAATACCCTACCTTCGCTTGGTGTATCTAAAGCACTAAGAATATATAATAATGTACTTTTACCAGCACCAGATTGTCCCATTATGCTTAAAAATTCCCCTTCATTAATTTCTAAATTAATACCTTTCAATATATCATAGGAATTATTACCTATATTAATTTTCTTTTTAATATCGATAGCTTTTAATATACTCATAATTAATCACCCTATTATTCATCTGACTTTATTTCGTCTATTATATTTATCTTATATATTTTTCTCATAGGATATATATAGCTAATAACAGTAATACCTATAGAAGTTAAAACTAAAATCACCATTGTTTTATAATCTTTAATAAAGACCATATCTCCAATATAATAAGATAAAATTTTATTAATATAATTACTTAATGTAACACCTAAACTTAGTCCAAATATTCCACTATAAGTACCTAAAACTATAGCTTCAAACAAAATACATTTGCTTAAGTAACCTTTAGATATACCTAAAGCTTCTTTAATCGCATATACTTTTTTTCTAGATAAAATATTTATAGTAACATTATTACTCATACTAATTACGCATATAATTGTTGATATGCATATTAAAATATTTACTATATTAAATATTTTTTTGTTATTATTATTATTTTCTTCATTAAGAACAGTTAATTCTTGTATAGAATATTTATTTTCATATTTATCTTTAAATAATTTTTCTATTTCATTTGTTGTAGATTTTATTTTATTATTATTTACTTTTATAAGACATAAATCCTTATCCTTTACCTTTATGTCCTTATTAAAATTATCTTTAGATATAAATAATACTTTTCCCATATTTTCAAAACTACTAACGACCCCAATTACCTTGTAATTCGCCCCATCAATTTTTAATGAGTCATTTAATTTAATACCAGTATTTTTACTGAATGTTGTTGTTATTATAATGTTTTTATCATTATCTAGTTTTTCAAATATATTTGTTTTACCATTCTTGATAATTTCTGTTGAAAAATTTTTCTTATATTGAGCTCCATCTATTCCTGCAATATCAACCTTTGTATCTTTTATAGTCTTTGTTGTTCTTGATTGTACCAAAGAATTTTTAATATATTTTATATTTTTTATTTTATCTGTAAAATCTTCTTCTATAGAACCATCAATACTTAACATTAAATCTGCACTACTATATACGTTCATTACTCCATTGTTTATCATATTTTTAAGAGTTACACTTACATACATGGAACAAACAATTACTGAAGTAATTACTACTATATCTACAATATTTGAAAATTGCATTACAAGCTCTTTAAATAAAATCCTAACGGATCCATTAAATATAGAAAATAATTTTTCGAAAATATAATTGAATACTATAAGGAATATTTTTGTTAAAAAAACAAAAGAAATAATAAATAAAATTGAACCTATAATTAATACTAATGGTCCATTTTCATTTTTATATTCACTAACTAAAATAGTTATAGATGATATTAGTGCCAAAGCTCCAAAAGAATATTTAAATATTTTACCTATTTTATTTTTATAATATTTTTTCCCAATACCTTTTAAAAGATTTATAACAGGAATACTTAATATATTTTTCAAAGCTATTAGTATTACTAATATACTAAAAACTACAATTACAAAATCGATTACTAAAAATTTTCTCAAATTTAAAGTAAAATATGCATCTTGTACTATATAGTTTAAAATTAATCTTACAAAAGGAATAGTCAGTATGCTTCCTACAACTATGGAACTTAGTACTATAAGTAAGTTTTCTACTATAACACTTACCCTAATATCTTTTTTTGATATACCTAGACTTCTCAATATACCAATTTGATGTAACCTTTCATAGATTATAAGGGAAAATGTTGAATAAGTTAAAAATAGTGTTATAAATATGGACAATACCCCAATTATTTTTAATGCCATATCTATAGTTCCCACATAAGATTTAAAATAATCCATATCATATCTTTGCTGAATTATAAATTTTGATGATACTTTAGGCTTTATTTTGTCAATCATATTGTTTATATCATCCAAATTTTTTATTGTTATTCCAATTAAATAAACTTTATCCTTTTGGTCTAAAAGGTATTGAGCATCATCAATACTAATCATTGCAGTATTCATACTAGCATCGAATACTCCTGTATTCTTTGCTATTTTACTTATGGTAAATTCTTTTTTATTCTTTCCCATCAATAAATTTATCTTAGATCCTGATTTTAAAGAGTTTTCCTTTGCATATTTTTCATTAATTATAATTTGATTTTCTTTTTCTTTAACCTTATATTCCTCTGTGAACTCTATTGGGAATGCTGAATTTTGTTTATTAATATCAACACCAATAATATTCACCTCTTTTGAGGTTTTAATATCTTTTGCCATACCTCCTATTCTAGATACAATATGGCTTATTCCATCTATATTTTTAATAGAATTTAAAATATCTTTAGGATTAAAAAAAGGATTTTTTTCATCTACTGATGTTATTACCAGTTGACTATTTAACGTTGTTTTTCTTAACTGATCTTCTCTAATTTTAATTGCAGAATCCTTTATTATAGATGTAGATAACATAATAAGCGTAGATAAAACTAAGGTGCAAGTTAATAGTATGTATCTAATCTTATTTTTTTTTATACTGTTAAATGCAATCTTTAAAAACAATCTCATATTTCTCTCACCATTCGATTTTTATAATTATATACTTTCATTCTTTTTAAAAACGTAAGTATTCTTTGATTGTGTTCAAAAGCATCTGCTATTATATAAGGTTTTCCTTTACTTATTCCCCATTCTTCAGCAACTTTATAAAGTTTTCGTATAATACCATATATATTTTTTACACTCCTACCTTTTTCATTTATATAGTAATGTAATATATAAGCATTATCATTATGCTCAAGTAAAAAATCATTTCTATTTATCCATACTTCCACAAATCCATGAATTTCATTATCATACTCTGCAACAAACATTCCACAATTATCATTTATTATAGATTCTTTAATTTGCTTATTTCCACAATTAAATTCTAAACTTCCCTTATAATAACTATCCTTTCCTAGTTGATCTACAGATAACTCTCTCCACAGTTCTAATACATCATCTAAATCAGATAATTTTGCTTCTCTAACTATAAAATCCATAAGCATTACCCCTTTATCTTCTTTTAGTTTTCTATATTTACATTTCCTGTTTTTATGTTTATATCAAATACAGCCCCATTTTTATTAACATTAGTTCTATCTTTAACTTTAATTTTATTAATCATAGAACCTATCAAACTAATTTTGCTATCCTTTGGTACTTTAATATTTACATTTACAACTCCCCCATTAATCTCATATTTATAATCTTTAACTAATCGCTGTAAATCTAAATTGATATTCCCCACTTTAGAACTTATACTAGATTTATTTAACTCTCCTTTGTATGATATATTTCCATTTTTCATATTAACTTTTAAATCTTTATAGTTACCTTCTAATTCAATATTTCCAATATTATTTTGTATATTTATTGAGCTGATATCTTCAGGAATAACTATATTAGTTTCTACATTTATAGAATTAATGTTTGATTTGTCTTTACTAGACAAATTTATATTAATAGTTTTATCCTCTAAATTACAATTAATAGAATCTAATGCTTCTTGCAATTTATCTTCACTTTTTCCTCCAACGAGTTTTTCCATATTAACTTTAACTTCATCAACATTTCCTTTTTTAATCTTTAAATTTCCACAATTGCTCTTGATTCTAACTGTATTATTGATTTTATAACTATATTTAGAAGTCTCTTCTTTAATATATGGAGCTATTTCTTCGTGAAATTTTATTTTGCTTTTACTTTTTTGAGAACATGAAGCTAATGTTAAAACACCTATAATAATTAGAGTAAATTCTATAATGATTTTATTCATTGTTTTCTCCTTTCTCTAATATATAAATAGAGTTCTTAGCTTCAAAATGAGTTTTTACTCCCACTAAAGCTTAGACTCCGTATCCAGAGACCTAGACGCTCTTTACTCTTTATTTCCATTTTTAAGAAAATGATAGTATTATAATGAGCAGTCATCAGATAAATACAGTTTTTGTCTAAAGTGAAATTTTAAGAAAATAACTAATTTTATACTCTTTATAAATAAACTGAATGCTTGTACTATTTTTCAAGCAATTTTCTTTCATAAATTTATTAAGCTACTTAGAAATACACCTTAATTTTAAATTTCTTTTGTAGATTTATTATTATGTTCAGAAAATACATCTTCATTTCAGATTTCTTTCATAGATTTACTAATATATTTAAAAATACATTTTAATTGCAAACACTACTTTTTAGATAGTTCCTTCATAAGCTTAGAAAAATATGAGTCTTTTTTAATTAAGTATTCATAATCACCTTCTTCCACTATTTCTCCTTGCTTAATTGTATAAATACATTGAGCCTTATTTAATAAACTCAAATTATGGGTTATTATAATTACCAATCTTTCTTTTGACAACTCTTCTAATATATCTTTTACTCTCTTTTCATTTATAGTATCAAGAGCTGCTGTAGGCTCATCAAAAATATAAATTAAAGCTTCTTTTACTAAAGCTCTAGCAATGGATATTCTTTGCTTTTCCCCGCCAGATAGATTTGCTCTTTCGTTAACTATAGTGTCATAACCTAATTCTAATTTTTCTATAGTCTTTTCTAGGCTTAGTGACTTTACAACTTCTTTTATTTTTGAATCTTTTATATCTCTGCCCATCTTTATATTATTTTTAATGGATTCATTCACAAGCTCTATATCCTGTGATACTAAGCTTATAACTTTTCTTATATCTTTTGTCCCATATTCTTTTAGCTCTTTTTCATTAATTTTTATTTCCCCTTCGTAGGAATCATAGAATGCACTCAATAATTTTATTAAGGAACTTTTACCTGCCCCAGAATCTCCAACTATTGCAAATATTCCCTTTGAAGGTAACTTGAAACTAATATTGTTTATAGCTTGACTTCCATTATTATATTTAAAACTAACATTTTTAAATTCTATTCCTTTAAGAGAAATAATTTGGCTATCTTCTTTATTAGCTCTTTCAGTTTGCAAATTAATATATTCATTGATTCTATTAAATATAGGAACTATTGTATGTACGTCTATATTACTATTTAAAAGTTCAAATATTGGTTGCACTAATAATTGAAAATATAATCCTATAGCTACAACTGTTCCTATTGTTATCTTTCCATCCATGACAAACATGCTTCCTATACCATATACAATAGATAATGCTGCTATCATTATCCCATTACTAATGCTATTCATTAACATGCTCAATTTTCTAAACTTTAAATTGTTGGCATAATTTTTTTCTATTATTTCTTTAAATTCCCTCTTTACTTTCTCTTCTTGATTAAATGCTTTAATAGTATTAATTGATCCAACACTTCGATTAATTTTTATGCATATTTGGTCATAGCTTTCTTGTATATTCTTAGACATGGGATTAAATTTACGTGATATTTTCCAATTAATAAAAAAGTATATTGCATACAGAAAAATAACCATAAATGTGATTTCTTTAGATAATATTATCATTCCAACAATAATCATGATTATTAAAACTATATTCTTTACAACGACAACAAAGAAATTAGTAATAAATTCACTTACACTTCTTCCGTCATTACTTATTCTAGAAACAATAGCGCCATTACTGCCTCCATCAAAAAATTCCATAGGTGCATCTATTACTTTATTAAACATTTTTTCTCTAAACATTATTGTTATATTTTCACTTATTCCCATAAAAACTCTATTTTTTAGGTATCCAAATATAGGTTGACATATACATCCCCCAAAAAAGATTAATATACCTATCTTTAACTTATTAATTGAGTTACTTGGAATAACAGTATCAACTAAATACCTAGACGCCATTGGAGATATAAATATAGCAACCGTATATAAAATAGTAAAAATTAACCCAATTAACTCTTTGCCTTTATATTCTTTTGCTACTTTCCACATATTATTTAATAAATTTTTCATAATTTCTCCCTAAATTAAACTATGGATTAAAGTCTACATGGTGCTTACGTTTTTTTGTAATCTTTTTTTATAATTTTTCATATGGTTCATTTCAAATAGTTCTCTTAGTTCATCTTCTTCAGTTAATACATCCCCACATACATACTTAAATCCATATTCTTTAGCTTCACTTATTGCAGTTTCAAATAATTCTTTAGCAACATATTCATACTCTTGTGTATCTATCAACTTATTTTTATTTACATACATATACTTTATATAAGCAAATTTATCAATAAAAAACATATAATCTGAATTATTAAATGATATATCTATCATACCTAAAAAATTCTCTTTATCCATAGCTATAAATATCATTTCATTCTTATTTTTATCACTTAAAGCTTCTCTTAAAGAATCTTTAGAATGATTAAAGTTAAAGTCATCGTACTTTATAATCTTTTCCTTTTTTTTATTTATAGATGATATAAGATCATATATCTTGTCCATATCCTTTATATCTGCTTTACCTATCTTTATATGCTCTACCATAAACACTTCTCCTTTAAAACATAAAAACTTCATAAACAGAGTTCTTGGCTTCAGAGGGAGTTTTACTCCCTCTGAAGCTTAGAAATCGTTATCCAGGGACGTAACCGCTCTTTACTCCCACTTTCAAGAAGATAGGAGTATTAGAGCGGGTAGTCATCGGATAAATCATAACAATTCTAGTAAACTTTCATTACTAAAGATTTTACTTTGTTTAAAGTTTTTAGTCTTTAATGTTTCATGAACAATTTTATTTTCGCTGTATTTCTCAATCAATTTCATAATAATATAAATGGATATATGATAAAGTCTTCCATCAGTATAATCCACATTATAAAAATCAAAATCTCCATTTATATTAGGTTTTTTATCCTTATAGCTTTCATACTGACCTGAAAAATAAACAGCTAATCCTTCATTTAACCATATAGGCAGTATTGATTGTGTTTTTGAATTTAATATTACATGAATAAACTCATGTAATATTAAATTCTCTACCTTTTCATTATTTGATTGTTTCCATTTCTCATGATCTAATATTAAAATTGAATCTGGAAGACTTATACCAATAACCCACTCTGGCACATTTTTTCCAACTATATCTGATAATTCTTCCAAACTATCTACTACATCTATAATCACTTCATCTTTAAATTTAAATATATTCTTTATATTTATTACTTTATTATAAAATCCATATAAATCCTCAATATCTCTCAATATCCTAAAATCTTTAATATTAAGTTTAATATTAGTCACAGCAACATCCCTGCCCAGTGCATGCACATTCATTTTTTTGATTATATGTTGCTATTATTGTGTCTTCAAGACTATATATCCATTTTTCACACTCTGGCTTTTCATTTGTACTTCCTTTATATGGGCATCCTCCCATACATATTGGTAATATTTCACATTGTCTACAATCTTCATGCTCAAATGGAGACCATAATATATAGTCCATATTTCTTGCATACATCTTTTCATCTACTTTTTCTTTAATTGTAGCAACGTTTCCAACAGCTCTATCAATATTTCCAACATCATTCCAACATTTATACATATAGCCTTCTGAATCAATTACATATGCTCCAACATTATCAGCACAACAATAATTTGCTTTTATGCTTGGATAGAATGGGTATGATCCTGCTACTTTATATCCTCTTTCAAAAAGTACTTTTTGATATTTAGTATCATTCTTTGCATATTCTTTTGTATTCAAACAGCTATTGGCAATTCCGTTACAAGTATCTGTATAAGCAGTAACATGTCCCAAATTAACAACAACATCTTTTAGTTCATTTTCTTCTAATATATCTAATAATTCCTCCACATGATCAACATTAGTTTTATCTACATTTATTTTAATAGCTATATTTTTAATTCCACCATTTATAAGTTTTTTTACATTAGCTATTATTGTAGTAAAAGTTTCCTCATCTGAATTCTTTAATATTCTTCTTTTATTGTGGATACTTGGAGGTCCGTCCACTGTAATTTGTGCTCCTGTTATTTTAGCTTTTTTCATATTTTCTATAGTTTCTTCATCTATCAAGTATCCATTTGTTACGATATATGCGCTATACTTAGCGCCTTCTCTTTCACATATTTCTATAGCTCTTTGAGAAAAATCAAATATCATATCTTTTGCTAATAATGGTTCTCCACCATACCAAGTTACACTTATATCATGTTTACGTTTAGCATTTTCTTCTATCATTTCTATTAAACTATCTTGAATCTTCTTATCCATAAGACCTGCTTTTGGAGTTTCATAACAATAAGGGCAGGCAAAATTACAAGCTAATGTAGGGGCAATTACTAGGCCTAATCCACTACTTGAGAATTTTCCATTGTAATTTCTATATTTTAATAATTTTAGCTCATCCATCTCATCATGGACTATATAATTGCCCTCTGACATATTTTCAACTAATTCTTTAGTTTTTTCATCTAAATTCTCTACATCTATATTTTCTATGTTTTCTAATACATTTAAAAAGTCTTGATCTACCTCTGCTAATGCACAAGTAACACTATTAAAGGCTATAGTTTTTCCATCTTCTAATTTGATTATTTTATTATATTTAGATTTTTTCATAATTTTGTCCCCCTACTTTGTTAATTTTTTAATATTTAAATTCACAACTTTTCCTATTTATTTTTATTACTTTATTTTTACTTTTGTAATTAAATTATGTATTAAACTTATCTGCCTGCACCTAATAAGTTTTGCAATTTACTTCACAGTTATTGCAATTCTCGCATACGTTACAATCTGAACAATAACAATACCAATTTTTATCTGATGATGGTTTGATTATATATTTCATATTATCCTCCTTAATCATCATAGAATTTTGTTGAGTTATACTAAAATTTATTTCTCTTTTCTTCTGTATACAATAGACTAAACTTAAAAAGTTTTCTTAGAAGAAAAGAGAAATAAAAATATTATTAATTATAATAGACCATACATTGGCTTCCACAATTACTATGACAATCACTACAATTGCTACAGTGGCAATACCCAGAAATATATCCCCACTTTTTATTTCTATAAACTATATATTTCATAGTATAGATAACTCCAATCTGAAATTTAATTTATTTAAAACTATTTATTTGATGTTTCTCCTCAATTACTTAACAACGCCACACTGTCCTGGACATTCTTTAAAATCATTTGGAGAAAAACAATGCATTCACCGGATGAATTACTACAATAACAATACCAATTTCCATTTGATGATGGCTCAATTATATATTTCATAGTTATTCTCCTAAATTATTATAATTTTTTTAAGTTATACTAAAATTTGACTTAAAAAAAATTATTTTTATTCTGTTTCGCTTCCATTAATGGCACAATCTATTACACATACTCTTGAACAATTATTTACACAAACATTAGTGCATCCTTTTTCTTCACAGCCTAAAACACAAAATCCATCTTTAAAACTTACTCTTTTAATAATATATTTCATATAATCCCTCCTAGCTAATAAATTAGTTCTGTTAAGTTATATGAACATTGATTTTACCTAAATAAGTGTATGATTTTTAAATCTATTTTTTCATAATTACTTAACATAATCACTTGCTATATTCTAATCTTTAAAACAGCATTGATTAACTCAATTACTTGTTAAATTTTCTTAATTAAGATATAAAATACATTATGTTAAATTTTATCATTCATTAAATATAGTGCGAATTTTCTGAATACTTATTTTAAATTTTTAACCTGTAACATACCTTTATCCTATAACACTTTGCCCTATACAATAATTTACACAATTATCAGAACATACAACGCAATATCCTTGTGAAAATTTCTTAGCTGGTTGTTTTATAAACTTCATACCATCCCTCCTTTATTCTCAATGAAGTATCTAGATTAATTATAAATACTACTTTATTAAACTTTTAATATTATGCGTATATACCACATCTACTAGCGCATTTTAAAGAACAATAATCACAGTGATCGCAATGACATAGACCTTCCCTAAAGCTTTTAGGTTTAATTATAAATTTCATAATGTTTATACCCCAACTTACTATTATAATTTTTATCCTAGGTCTATCTATACTAATATTAAATACATTAAAGATAATCAATGCTATATATGAAATATTCTAGAGGAATTTACGAAGCCGTAGTAGGATTTATATTAAATCTTATCTTAAACGCATTTAATCATTATTCTTAATTATATTTATTACAAACTTAAACAAATTAAGAATCTCAGTATAACTAGACCTAGGAATGATTTGTTATTTAATTTCTAGTTTCCTTCATTGTATCCTGCACAGTATCCGCAGCCTGATTGAGTAATACAATCATTATGGCAATTGTCTTTGCATGCATTACAGAATCCTAGTACAAATTTTGATGATGGCTCTTTTATAAATTTCATTTATTCTACCCCCTATTTAATTATTTCTTAAATTTCCTATTTAGGATTTACAACTACACATTGTTCTGAACATTTGTTATCGCAGTTTGTGTCGCAAACTACACAGAATCCCAAGTAAAATTTGTTGCAAGGTTCTTTTATAAATTTCATAATCTTACCCCCTTTTTATTTTTTCTTTCTGTAAAATTATATGAACATTATTCTTCTCAAAATTAGAGAATACAATAAGCTT
Above is a window of Clostridium sporogenes DNA encoding:
- a CDS encoding YciI family protein translates to MFILNLTYMKPITEVEKYLSNHISFLNKYYNNEKFICSGRKNPRTGGIILCNAKDINEVNTIINEDPFYKEKIATYEIIEFDPTKYASNFKCFI
- a CDS encoding TetR/AcrR family transcriptional regulator, which codes for MLRKEKAILTKNKVFETAIKLIKEKGYDNVTVSQICEKAGVAKGTFYVHYKSKEDIVKESYYSDMGVFVLKQYQNLILKDENMSIKDKIKKFLISELMFTSYAGYEMTCRAYVTNLTESISKDSKHFERREFTKDLKLLILEGINQKIFETKQTEDEIFLYLESFVRGLMASWCFSNGEFDIVEKGERYINEILKKL
- a CDS encoding ABC transporter ATP-binding protein, which gives rise to MSILKAIDIKKKINIGNNSYDILKGINLEINEGEFLSIMGQSGAGKSTLLYILSALDTPSEGRVLFDNNDIFSMKDSKVSKLRRENFGFIFQFYNLIEGLNIEDNISIIFEYEGVPKKKYKEKLEFLLNKVGLYEKRKYYPYQLSGGQQQRVSIARALITDPKIIFADEPTGSLDSNSGNNVLEILKSLNVNDKKTIVMVTHDKHAASFSNRIIEIKDGNIDLSNR
- a CDS encoding ABC transporter permease gives rise to the protein MRLFLKIAFNSIKKNKIRYILLTCTLVLSTLIMLSTSIIKDSAIKIREDQLRKTTLNSQLVITSVDEKNPFFNPKDILNSIKNIDGISHIVSRIGGMAKDIKTSKEVNIIGVDINKQNSAFPIEFTEEYKVKEKENQIIINEKYAKENSLKSGSKINLLMGKNKKEFTISKIAKNTGVFDASMNTAMISIDDAQYLLDQKDKVYLIGITIKNLDDINNMIDKIKPKVSSKFIIQQRYDMDYFKSYVGTIDMALKIIGVLSIFITLFLTYSTFSLIIYERLHQIGILRSLGISKKDIRVSVIVENLLIVLSSIVVGSILTIPFVRLILNYIVQDAYFTLNLRKFLVIDFVIVVFSILVILIALKNILSIPVINLLKGIGKKYYKNKIGKIFKYSFGALALISSITILVSEYKNENGPLVLIIGSILFIISFVFLTKIFLIVFNYIFEKLFSIFNGSVRILFKELVMQFSNIVDIVVITSVIVCSMYVSVTLKNMINNGVMNVYSSADLMLSIDGSIEEDFTDKIKNIKYIKNSLVQSRTTKTIKDTKVDIAGIDGAQYKKNFSTEIIKNGKTNIFEKLDNDKNIIITTTFSKNTGIKLNDSLKIDGANYKVIGVVSSFENMGKVLFISKDNFNKDIKVKDKDLCLIKVNNNKIKSTTNEIEKLFKDKYENKYSIQELTVLNEENNNNNKKIFNIVNILICISTIICVISMSNNVTINILSRKKVYAIKEALGISKGYLSKCILFEAIVLGTYSGIFGLSLGVTLSNYINKILSYYIGDMVFIKDYKTMVILVLTSIGITVISYIYPMRKIYKINIIDEIKSDE
- a CDS encoding GNAT family N-acetyltransferase, with product MDFIVREAKLSDLDDVLELWRELSVDQLGKDSYYKGSLEFNCGNKQIKESIINDNCGMFVAEYDNEIHGFVEVWINRNDFLLEHNDNAYILHYYINEKGRSVKNIYGIIRKLYKVAEEWGISKGKPYIIADAFEHNQRILTFLKRMKVYNYKNRMVREI
- a CDS encoding ABC transporter ATP-binding protein/permease produces the protein MKNLLNNMWKVAKEYKGKELIGLIFTILYTVAIFISPMASRYLVDTVIPSNSINKLKIGILIFFGGCICQPIFGYLKNRVFMGISENITIMFREKMFNKVIDAPMEFFDGGSNGAIVSRISNDGRSVSEFITNFFVVVVKNIVLIIMIIVGMIILSKEITFMVIFLYAIYFFINWKISRKFNPMSKNIQESYDQICIKINRSVGSINTIKAFNQEEKVKREFKEIIEKNYANNLKFRKLSMLMNSISNGIMIAALSIVYGIGSMFVMDGKITIGTVVAIGLYFQLLVQPIFELLNSNIDVHTIVPIFNRINEYINLQTERANKEDSQIISLKGIEFKNVSFKYNNGSQAINNISFKLPSKGIFAIVGDSGAGKSSLIKLLSAFYDSYEGEIKINEKELKEYGTKDIRKVISLVSQDIELVNESIKNNIKMGRDIKDSKIKEVVKSLSLEKTIEKLELGYDTIVNERANLSGGEKQRISIARALVKEALIYIFDEPTAALDTINEKRVKDILEELSKERLVIIITHNLSLLNKAQCIYTIKQGEIVEEGDYEYLIKKDSYFSKLMKELSKK